Proteins encoded by one window of Swingsia samuiensis:
- a CDS encoding phosphomannomutase, with product MYISALMEKSNVKFGTSGARGLVSSMTDEVCFLYTVGYLQYLSKIGMFSTGSNVAFAGDLRPSTPRILKACLAAILYMKGQPVFCGFVPTPALCAYAFHNHIPSFMVTGSHIPDDRNGIKFNTISGEFLKNNEQEMLKEDVQVPQHLFDLKGALKAPPSLPNITNIIPFYIARYQKFFGSNALKGLNLGVYQHSAVGRDILIQIIEALGGLATALGRSDTFIPVDTEAVRPVDIQLAHQWASENHFDAILTTDGDSDRPLLADHTGEWLRGDVLGIITAQFLKAQAVSTPINSNTALEKATFAHTINRTKIGSPFVIEAMMHSSHNNILPSVGYEANGGFLLGSDLKNTKGILPALPTRDAVLPLLCALVSAKNKNMTLRHLLKTIPPRFTASDRLQDIPTKTTLRYLDTIRANTQDFSRYYDSDDITHIDETDGLRFTFENDDIIHLRPSGNAPELRIYTESSPQEAAQSLLSKTKNIIKSALKNTPQNAP from the coding sequence ATGTATATCTCCGCCCTCATGGAAAAATCAAACGTCAAGTTTGGAACCAGTGGTGCTCGCGGCCTTGTTTCTTCTATGACAGATGAGGTTTGCTTTTTATATACAGTCGGATATTTACAGTACCTTTCCAAAATTGGAATGTTTTCTACTGGCTCAAACGTAGCTTTCGCTGGAGATTTACGCCCGAGTACTCCGCGCATACTGAAAGCCTGCCTCGCCGCTATTCTATATATGAAGGGACAGCCTGTTTTTTGTGGTTTTGTACCCACTCCTGCCCTTTGTGCATATGCATTCCACAACCATATTCCTTCTTTCATGGTAACAGGTAGCCATATCCCGGATGATCGAAACGGAATTAAATTTAATACTATATCAGGCGAATTTCTGAAAAATAACGAACAGGAAATGTTGAAGGAAGATGTGCAGGTTCCTCAGCACCTATTCGACCTTAAAGGTGCCTTAAAAGCCCCCCCGTCCCTTCCTAATATTACCAACATTATTCCTTTTTATATTGCGCGTTACCAAAAATTCTTCGGCTCAAATGCGCTCAAAGGCCTAAACCTAGGAGTGTATCAACACTCAGCCGTTGGTCGAGATATTCTTATCCAAATTATTGAAGCTCTTGGCGGTCTTGCCACGGCTCTCGGTCGATCAGATACATTTATTCCCGTTGACACGGAAGCTGTAAGACCAGTTGATATTCAGCTTGCTCACCAATGGGCTTCTGAAAACCATTTTGATGCTATCCTCACAACTGACGGGGATTCAGACCGACCACTTCTCGCTGATCATACGGGAGAATGGCTCCGTGGAGACGTGCTTGGTATCATAACGGCCCAATTCTTAAAGGCTCAGGCTGTTTCCACCCCGATAAACAGCAACACCGCGCTCGAAAAAGCTACTTTTGCCCATACTATCAATCGCACGAAAATAGGGTCTCCGTTTGTGATTGAGGCGATGATGCACTCTTCTCACAATAACATTCTTCCCTCTGTTGGCTATGAAGCAAATGGTGGTTTTCTCCTTGGATCTGACCTCAAAAACACAAAAGGCATACTACCCGCTCTTCCTACTCGGGATGCTGTTTTACCTCTCTTATGCGCTCTCGTGAGTGCTAAAAACAAAAATATGACGTTGCGTCACTTATTAAAAACCATTCCACCTCGCTTCACAGCGAGTGACCGATTGCAGGATATTCCCACAAAAACGACATTGCGATACTTAGATACGATACGAGCAAATACACAGGACTTTAGTCGTTATTATGATAGCGATGATATTACGCACATAGACGAAACAGATGGGCTACGCTTCACTTTCGAAAACGATGATATCATTCATCTACGCCCCTCAGGCAATGCACCAGAATTACGCATTTACACAGAATCAAGCCCTCAGGAAGCAGCACAAAGTTTATTATCAAAAACAAAAAACATTATAAAAAGCGCTTTGAAGAATACGCCTCAAAATGCACCATGA